In Plodia interpunctella isolate USDA-ARS_2022_Savannah chromosome 17, ilPloInte3.2, whole genome shotgun sequence, one genomic interval encodes:
- the Cog2 gene encoding conserved oligomeric Golgi complex subunit 2 translates to MDKDSVEFTLPPAPRGLCFDRNDFVKTNFSVDNFLAEHQNVASLETMRDDLGMYLKVLRLAMIELINKDYANFVNLCATLIGFDKAIDKIQVPLGQLNEELLSVKQCLEDAMKELSMWLNQRHGLQKKKQLLKYYSQTVNCIKTLEIILQNISEKKVQEQVALTDRAAMQYNQLKFSIAKCDSLMKSEQKNKFNNVGSKLVQSLNDLLFQFWNGNDADNLLKILVTLTSLDLIPETETLIRKQAVAPLLQDIISESSLQRSADGLEGIYNKILSLLDTKLKLFLTTTEHSKLTFLVKKYRFLVNCFWCEVESRLEVNLASIFAPGNPQIFYQRYNESMQFVKKLEGYCIDKETVRLLHETAEYKSFQRRWNLPVYFQIRFQEIAGTYESTLHSSPSVENGNGFILKETQACWKALQDCWSDGVYIEAIAHKFWKLSLQLLSRYAHWASEFCMQGDGLSSKIEPTSVNKILIDNSISIYADLQALLQRLPQFLLLVEAKISTKAIDLLRPSLIQSENVLKATNDKIKNCIVNEMSEYYKVQLKQVSDIPRLYRKTNRSVPSKPCGYIDVVSNSIHEFNEDASKRLDNAFLIDLYQSLFNVLTISYYKYVEDVLTSVQKTEDSLRRLKQIRDKMSYQSSSTNIITDGDKIRLQVNVDVVSYGHMAESLQVDVHSVHKFTELLSMVTESVKNIDIK, encoded by the exons ATGGACAAAGATTCTGTGGAGTTTACTCTACCACCAGCCCCGCGGGGACTGTGCTTCGATAGGAATGATTTTGTCAAG ACAAATTTTTCTGTCGACAACTTTTTGGCTGAGCATCAAAATGTGGCTTCCTTGGAGACTATGCGGGACGACCTGGGAATGTACTTGAAAGTACTTAGACTGGCCATGATAGAACTTATAAACAAGGATTATGCgaattttgtcaatttatgTGCCACACTCATCGGCTTTGATAAGGCGATCGACAAGATACAAGTGCCCCTTGGACAACTGAATGAAGAACTTTTG AGTGTCAAACAATGTTTAGAAGATGCCATGAAGGAGCTCTCGATGTGGTTAAATCAGAGACATGGTCTTCAAAAAAAGAAGCAACTCCTCAAATATTATAGCCAAACTGTTAATTGCATAAAAACTTTGGAGATTATACTTCAAAACATTTCAGAAAAGAAAGTTCAAGAACAGGTAGCATTGACAGACCGAGCTGCCATGCAGTACAACCAACTGAAGTTCAGCATAGCCAAGTGTGACAGCTTGATGAAgtcagaacaaaaaaataagtttaacaaTGTTGGCAGCAAACTGGTACAATCTCTAAATGatttactttttcaattttggaATGGAAATGATGCAGATAACTTACTCAAGATATTAGTAACACTTACATCGCTTGACCTCATTCCTGAAACTGAAACACTTATAAGAAAGCAAGCAGTGGCACCGCTGCTTCAGGATATCATCAGTGAATCATCCCTCCAGAGAAGTGCTGATGGCCTTGAAGGAATctacaataaaatcttgtctTTATTAGACACAAAACTCAAGCTATTTCTCACAACAACAGAACATTCCAAGTTGACATTtcttgtgaaaaaatatagatttttagtGAACTGCTTTTGGTGCGAAGTGGAGTCTAGACTTGAGGTGAACTTAGCTTCTATTTTTGCTCCTGGCAACCCTCAAATATTTTACCAGAGATACAATGAAAGCATGCAATTTGTCAAGAAGCTGGAAGGGTATTGTATTGATAAGGAAACTGTGAGATTATTGCATGAGACAGCTGAATATAAAAGCTTTCAAAGGAGGTGGAATCTGCCAGTTTATTTTCAGATACGGTTTCAGGAAATTGCTG GAACTTATGAATCAACATTGCACAGTAGCCCATCAGTTGAAAACGGCAATGGTTTCATTCTGAAAGAGACGCAGGCATGCTGGAAGGCCCTGCAAGATTGCTGGAGCGATGGAGTGTATATAGAGGCCATTGCGCACAAATTTTGGAAGCTCTCGTTACAATTACTGTCGAGATATGCACACTGGGCTAGTGAATTTTGTATGCag gGGGATGGGTTATCTTCCAAGATTGAACCAACAAGtgtaaataagattttaatagataaCAGTATTAGTATCTATGCAGACTTACAAGCCTTACTGCAAAGATTGCCTCAGTTTCTACTTCTTGTAGAAGCGAAAATTAGTACCAAAGCTATAGATCTTCTAAGACCCAGCTTGATCCAATCCGAAAATGTGTTGAAAGCaactaatgataaaataaagaattgtaTTGTCAATGAAATGTCAGAATATTACAAAGTGCAGTTGAAACAAGTCAGCGATATTCCAAGATTGTACAGAAAGACCAACAGGAGTGTACCATCCAAGCCTTGTGGATATATTGACGTTGTGTCCAACTCCATACATGAATTTAACGAAGACGCGTCGAAGAGGTTGGACAATGCTTTTTTGATAGATTTATATCAATCACTATTTAATGTTTTGACTATTtc ATATTACAAATACGTCGAGGATGTACTGACCTCTGTTCAGAAAACTGAAGACTCTCTTAGAAGACTGAAGCAGATACGAGACAAGATGTCATATCAAAGCAGCAGTACCAACATCATCACAGACGGAGACAAGATCAGGCTACAAGTCAACGTAGATGTAGTCTCCTATGGCCACATGGCTGAGAGCTTGCAGGTTGATGTACATAGTGTGCACAAGTTCACAGAACTACTATCTATGGTCACagaaagtgtaaaaaatatagatattaaatga
- the PolI gene encoding DNA polymerase iota — MDDRNMETSTSTSNYGDSEHPRSIIHIDIDCFYAQVEMLRNPELRSVPLGVQQKNIVVTSNYEARRYGVQKCMLVTDAIKTCPNLKLVNGEDLHNYRTASNKVFEVLLTWKCQVEKLGMDENFIDVTKLVLEKSKSDDVKNVTLCGHQYSKHGEECLCGCHTRLKIASQIANEIRQKIYDELGLTTCAGIAHNKLLAKLICPLHKPNDQTTIFPEQGAGFMSTLQSVRSIPSIGSKTTETLISQKIISVKDLQEVPLEVLKNNFSSDMAVRLKHLSLGEDNTPVKQTGKPQSIGLEDSFKTVSVKSEVEDKFSALLQRLLVLVREDGRIPVSLRVTLRKKDAKRLSSHRESRQCQISPSIFTISNGTLTVTEVGQQKLMTIIMRLFNKLIDLSKPFHLTLVGLAFTKFQERMTGRGSIVNYLMNDISVQSVLNLQNDCDTSASSMDYSAASPSSSTTTDLSDGEVEPSPKKPKKVNWIAKRRCLSKEDVASPSKLKVAELRLNSKELEKVSELRLNSRDRSLTPRASPAKDNLSDTSDTMKDVAEGGCEDCPSYVDKEVFNALPDDMQQELKAMWKNPSSSQVTRSSPRTMNKAKPNTLLKYFVPHK; from the exons ATGGATGATAG GAACATGGAAACGAGCACTTCTACTAGTAACTATGGCGATAGTGAACACCCCAGGAGCATTATACACATTGACATAGATTGTTTCTACGCTCAAGTGGAGATGTTGCGGAACCCCGAATTGCGGTCGGTGCCCCTTGGGGTGCAGCAGAAAAACATCGTGGTGACTAGCAACTACGAGGCACGGCGGTACGGAGTACAGAAGTGCATGCTTGTTACCGACGCGATTAAAACATGTCCAAATTTGAAACTTGTAAATGGGGAAGACTTACACAATTACAGGACAGCTTCAAATAAGGTTTTCGAAGTCCTACTAACGTGGAAATGCCAGGTAGAGAAATTGGGTATGgacgaaaattttattgacgtcaCAAAATTGGTATTGGAGAAGTCAAAGAGTGATGATGTTAAAAACGTCACACTCTGTGGACACCAGTACAGCAAACATGGTGAGGAGTGCTTGTGTGGATGTCACACTAGACTGAAGATAGCATCACAAATTGCGAATGAAATTcgccaaaaaatatatgatgagTTAGGATTGACTACTTGTGCTGGTATCGCACATAATAAGTTGCTGGCTAAACTAATCTGTCCATTACATAAGCCTAATGACCAGACAACTATCTTCCCAGAGCAAGGAGCTGGCTTCATGTCAACTCTCCAAAGTGTCAGATCCATACCCAGCATTGGTTCAAAAACTACAGAAACACTAATATCTCAAAAAATCATCTCAGTGAAGGACTTGCAAGAAGTACCCCTAGAAGtgctgaaaaataatttcagcaGCGATATGGCTGTTCGACTGAAGCATTTAAGCTTAGGAGAAGACAATACTCCGGTGAAACAGACCGGGAAACCCCAGAGCATAGGTTTAGAAGACAGTTTTAAGACTGTGAGTGTTAAGAGTGAGGTGGAAGATAAGTTTTCAGCTCTTTTGCAAAGATTGCTTGTTTTGGTACGAGAGGATGGACGCATTCCAGTTTCATTGAGAGTCACATTGAGGAAAAAGGATGCTAAGAGACTGAGCAGCCACAGAGAATCAAGACAGTGTCAGATATCACCATCAATCTTTACAATATCAAATGGTACACTGACTGTCACTGAAGTAGGCCAGCAGAAACTTATGACTATAATTATGAGATTATTCAATAAGCTTATTGACTTATCAAAACCATTCCATTTGACATTGGTCGGGTTGGCATTTACAAAGTTTCAGGAGCGCATGACAGGTAGAGGTTCCATAGTGAATTACTTGATGAATGACATTTCTGTGCAGTCAGTACTCAACTTGCAAAATGACTGTGACACATCAGCCTCTTCAATGGACTACTCTGCCGCTTCTCCAAGCAGCAGCACAACGACAGACTTGTCTGATGGTGAAGTGGAACCTTCTCCTAAGAAGCCTAAAAAAGTCAACTGGATAGCAAAGAGACGATGTTTATCAAAGGAGGATGTGGCATCCCCGAGCAAGCTAAAAGTTGCAGAATTGAGGTTAAACTCAAAAGAGCTTGAGAAAGTGTCAGAGCTCAGACTGAACTCTAGAGACAGATCTCTGACACCTCGTGCCAGTCCGGCTAAAGATAATCTCTCTGACACTTCAGATACAATGAAAGATGTAGCAGAGGGTGGTTGCGAGGACTGTCCAAGTTATGTTGACAAAGAAGTTTTCAATGCACTGCCTGACGACATGCAGCAGGAACTGAAGGCCATGTGGAAGAACCCCTCCAGTTCCCAGGTCACCAGAAGTAGTCCAAGAACCATGAACAAAGCAAAGCCGAACACactcttaaaatattttgttccaCACAAATAG
- the LOC128677346 gene encoding protein phosphatase 1 regulatory subunit 21 produces MEGLPSGDIQAKYQKLAAEYSKLRVHVKVLKKGVLDEQAKSNEFRDALKEKDKALRRCELELDSLTFRNQQLTRRVSVLQDELEALQLKQNKKSKSKNDDKQPPTSSSMAPLDSGLLQEELQKKIMENAQIASQLSDRTFEVSQLKATLEDYQRHISESDSKFKCEIAKLRNKNQELQYALEEAQKDRLVGTPSKPHVTCASQPPSCNGDFLSEGGSLIGSEDALSSVDDLNLNEQLSIKTHTLEQNNQKLRMEYELLQMENESLKLEVAKYVSASQKRRGDGHDSGDFNSFNETCVDGEGRVTGLLGSLEVPFLVNHEVQAREDRVRTYFRNKISDLEVEKNELKSKTEHYVKECEMLRLRFEEMERDKQTDEHTLQEKHNTISRLEEELHSTSHNYEEQMSVLTEHVAGLNEQLTKQHDEIQHLKHQLSGRRK; encoded by the exons ATGGAAGGCTTGCCGTCCGGTGATATTCAAGCGAAGTACCAGAAATTGGCTGCAGAGTATTCAAAG TTGAGAGTGCATGTAAAAGTGTTGAAGAAGGGTGTTCTAGACGAACAAGCTAAATCGAACGAGTTCAGGGATGCTCTAAAGGAAAAAGACAAGGCGTTGCGACGATGTGAGTTGGAGTTAGATTCGCTGACATTCAGGAATCAGCAGCTGACCCGCAGAGTGTCCGTGTTGCAGGATGAACTTGAGGCTTTACAG ttaaaacaaaacaagaaaTCCAAAAGTAAAAATGATGACAAACAGCCACCAACATCCAGCTCGATGGCTCCACTGGACTCTGGGTTGCTGCAGGAGGAACTCCAGAAGAAAATCATGGAGAATGCACAGATTGCTTCACAG ttGTCTGATAGAACATTTGAAGTATCTCAGCTGAAGGCAACTCTGGAGGATTACCAGCGGCACATTAGTGAAAGTGATAGTAAATTCAAATGTGAGATTGCCAAGCTTCGGAATAAGAACCAGGAACTGCAGTATGCTCTGGAAGAAGCCCAGAAGGACCGGCTCGTGGGCACACCCAGTAAACCCCATGTGACATGTGCTAGTCAACCCCCGAGCTGCAATGGAGACTTTTTATCAGAAGGTGGCAGCTTG atTGGAAGTGAAGATGCGCTTAGTTCTGTTGATGATTTGAACTTAAATGAGCAGCTTAGTATAAAGACCCATACATTAGAACAG AATAACCAAAAACTTAGAATGGAGTATGAGTTATTACAAATGGAAAACGAAAGCCTTAAATTAGAAGTAGCAAAGTATGTCTCTGCCTCGCAGAAGAGGAGAGGGGACGGGCACGACTCCGGAGACTTCAATAGTTTTAATGAGACGTGTGTTGACGGGGAGGGCAGAGTCACCGGGCTGCTGGGCTCCCTCGAGGTGCCATTCCTGGTGAACCATGAGGTGCAGGCGAGGGAAGACCGAGTTAGGACTTACTTTAGGAATAAAATTAGCGATTTGGAAGTTGAGAAGAATGAGTTAAAGAGCAAGACTGAACATTATGTAAAAGAG TGTGAAATGTTAAGACTACGGTTTGAGGAGATGGAAagagacaaacagacagacgagcACACACTTCAGGAGAAACACAACACTATCAGCCGACTG GAGGAGGAGCTGCACTCCACGTCTCACAACTACGAGGAGCAGATGTCGGTGCTGACGGAGCACGTGGCGGGCCTCAACGAGCAGCTGACGAAGCAGCACGACGAGATACAACATCTGAAGCACCAGCTCAGCGGCAGGCGGAAGTAG